A genomic stretch from Mycobacterium malmoense includes:
- a CDS encoding peptide deformylase, translating into MAVVPIRIVGDPVLHNPTTPVPVAADGSLPPDLAELISTMYDTMDAAHGVGLAANQIGVGLRLFVYDCAEDRGTTDRRRGVVVNPVLETSEIPETMPDPNNDDEGCLSVPGESFPTGRAKWARVTGLDADGKPIAIEGTGLFARMLQHETGHLDGFLYLDHLIGRHARAAKRAVKSHGWGVPGLSWLPGEGPDPFGH; encoded by the coding sequence ATGGCAGTCGTACCCATTCGCATCGTCGGAGATCCGGTCCTGCACAACCCGACGACGCCGGTGCCCGTCGCCGCCGACGGTTCGCTACCGCCGGACCTGGCCGAGTTGATCTCCACCATGTACGACACCATGGACGCCGCGCACGGCGTCGGCCTGGCCGCCAACCAGATCGGGGTCGGCTTGCGGCTCTTCGTCTACGACTGCGCCGAGGACCGCGGAACGACCGACCGCCGCCGCGGCGTGGTCGTCAACCCCGTCCTGGAAACCTCCGAAATACCCGAGACCATGCCCGACCCCAACAACGACGACGAAGGCTGCCTGTCGGTTCCCGGTGAATCGTTTCCCACCGGCCGCGCGAAGTGGGCGCGCGTCACCGGGCTCGACGCCGACGGCAAACCCATCGCCATCGAGGGCACCGGCCTCTTCGCGCGGATGCTGCAGCACGAGACCGGGCACCTGGATGGCTTTCTATACCTGGACCACCTCATCGGCCGCCACGCCCGCGCCGCGAAACGCGCCGTCAAGTCACACGGCTGGGGCGTCCCGGGACTGTCGTGGCTACCGGGCGAGGGGCCGGACCCGTTCGGACACTGA
- a CDS encoding LLM class flavin-dependent oxidoreductase, whose translation MKVGIGLPTSIPGARPDLVLEWARAADAGPLSSVAVIDRVVYPSYEPLVALASVAGVTQRVGLMTSILQAPLRNATLLAKQAASLDALSHGRLTLGMAVGGRVDDFRAVSACFEDRGRRFDKQLALMKQIWSGRPLGDGVGAIGPTPTRPGGPEVLIGGYLPAAIRRVGRWADGYLHEGPPTEAAELYREAEKSWKAAGREGRPRFVGAFYFGLGPNAREKASASLGDYYAFALKPMPREASASIRNLAALRAPAVEEIIQAPPSTPEAVREVLQGCLDVGMDEVIALPGIAELDQVDRLAEVVNTVAGL comes from the coding sequence ATGAAAGTCGGCATCGGTCTACCAACAAGCATCCCGGGCGCACGGCCCGACCTGGTCCTCGAGTGGGCGCGGGCCGCGGACGCCGGGCCCCTTTCCAGCGTCGCCGTTATCGACCGCGTGGTCTATCCCAGCTATGAGCCGCTGGTCGCGCTGGCCTCCGTCGCGGGAGTCACACAACGTGTCGGTCTGATGACGTCCATCCTGCAGGCACCACTGCGCAACGCCACGCTCCTGGCCAAGCAGGCGGCGAGCCTCGATGCGCTTTCCCATGGGCGGCTGACGTTGGGGATGGCGGTCGGCGGACGCGTGGATGATTTTCGGGCGGTGTCAGCCTGTTTCGAGGATCGTGGGCGGCGTTTCGACAAGCAATTGGCCTTGATGAAGCAGATCTGGTCGGGCCGGCCTCTCGGCGACGGCGTGGGCGCCATCGGGCCGACGCCGACGCGTCCGGGCGGACCGGAGGTGCTGATCGGCGGCTACCTGCCGGCCGCGATTCGCCGCGTCGGCCGCTGGGCCGACGGATATCTCCACGAAGGCCCGCCCACGGAAGCCGCCGAACTCTATCGCGAGGCAGAAAAGTCATGGAAAGCGGCGGGCCGCGAGGGCAGGCCACGCTTTGTGGGCGCGTTCTACTTCGGCCTGGGGCCCAACGCACGCGAAAAGGCCAGCGCCTCCCTCGGCGACTACTATGCATTCGCGCTCAAGCCGATGCCCCGAGAAGCGAGCGCCTCCATCCGGAATCTGGCAGCTTTGCGGGCGCCGGCGGTCGAGGAGATCATTCAAGCGCCACCGTCGACGCCGGAAGCGGTGCGAGAGGTGCTACAGGGTTGCCTGGATGTCGGCATGGACGAAGTCATCGCCCTGCCCGGGATCGCCGAACTGGACCAGGTGGACCGCTTGGCCGAGGTGGTGAACACCGTCGCCGGGTTGTAG
- a CDS encoding DUF3263 domain-containing protein yields MDSAMARANRSGDDAEIADGLTRREHDILAFERQWWKYAGVKEEAIKELFSMSATRYYQVLNALVDRPEALAADPMLVKRLRRMRATRQKARAARRLGFEVT; encoded by the coding sequence ATGGACAGCGCCATGGCGCGGGCAAATCGATCGGGGGACGACGCTGAAATCGCCGATGGGCTGACCCGCCGTGAACACGACATCCTGGCATTCGAACGTCAGTGGTGGAAATACGCCGGGGTGAAAGAAGAAGCCATCAAAGAGCTGTTCTCGATGTCGGCGACGCGCTACTACCAGGTGCTCAACGCGCTCGTCGATCGACCGGAAGCGCTGGCCGCCGACCCGATGCTGGTGAAGCGGTTGCGGCGGATGCGTGCCACCCGCCAGAAGGCGCGGGCGGCCCGGCGGCTCGGCTTCGAGGTGACCTGA
- a CDS encoding LytR C-terminal domain-containing protein — protein MKERVPDSTGLPLRAMVMVLLFLGVIFLLLGWQALGSSGNTDDDSASPVSSVTATTSSSPTSSKPPANQAEVRVYNISSKEGVATRTKDELTAAGFKVTDVGNLSLTDVSATTVYYTDADGEHATADAVGQKLGAAVEPRIPALNSQPPGVIVLVTG, from the coding sequence ATGAAAGAGCGAGTTCCCGACTCGACCGGGCTTCCCTTGCGGGCCATGGTGATGGTGTTGTTATTCCTGGGGGTCATTTTCCTGCTGCTCGGCTGGCAGGCGCTGGGCTCGTCCGGAAACACCGACGACGACTCGGCGTCGCCGGTGTCCAGCGTGACCGCTACCACCAGCTCGTCTCCCACGTCGAGCAAGCCCCCGGCGAACCAGGCCGAGGTGCGCGTTTACAACATCTCGTCGAAAGAGGGCGTCGCTACGCGCACCAAGGATGAGCTCACGGCCGCCGGCTTTAAGGTGACTGACGTCGGGAACCTGTCGTTGACCGACGTCTCGGCCACCACGGTCTACTACACCGACGCCGACGGTGAACATGCCACCGCGGACGCAGTGGGCCAGAAGCTGGGCGCGGCCGTCGAACCGAGAATCCCCGCGCTCAACAGCCAGCCGCCCGGGGTCATCGTCCTGGTTACCGGCTGA
- the sodC gene encoding superoxide dismutase[Cu-Zn], with protein sequence MRKLAAALSLLSLATCVALLSACTPNQPPASTPGTTPAVWTGSAPPAGAEGEESASQSMTTHLKAPDGTQVATAKFDFSNGYATVTIATTGAGQLAPGFHGVHIHKVGKCEANSVAPTGGAPGDFLSAGGHFQVPGHSAEPASGDLTSLEVRKDGVGMLVTSTDAFTLDDLLAGEKTAIIIHAGADNFGNIPPDRYHQTNGTPGPDETTMTTGDAGKRVACGVVGAG encoded by the coding sequence ATGCGTAAGCTTGCCGCCGCGCTGTCCCTGTTGTCTCTGGCCACGTGCGTCGCGCTGCTCAGCGCCTGCACGCCAAACCAGCCCCCGGCGTCCACACCGGGCACCACGCCGGCGGTGTGGACCGGATCGGCGCCGCCGGCCGGCGCCGAGGGTGAAGAGTCCGCTTCGCAGAGCATGACCACCCACCTGAAGGCGCCCGACGGCACTCAGGTCGCGACCGCGAAGTTCGATTTTAGCAACGGCTACGCCACCGTCACGATCGCGACGACGGGCGCTGGTCAGCTCGCGCCGGGCTTCCACGGGGTACACATCCATAAGGTGGGCAAGTGCGAGGCCAATTCGGTCGCCCCAACCGGCGGCGCGCCCGGCGACTTTCTGTCCGCCGGCGGGCACTTCCAGGTGCCCGGACACTCCGCCGAACCGGCCAGTGGCGACCTGACCTCACTGGAAGTCCGCAAAGACGGTGTCGGGATGCTGGTCACCAGCACCGACGCCTTCACCCTGGACGACCTGTTGGCCGGCGAGAAGACCGCCATCATCATCCACGCCGGCGCCGACAACTTCGGCAACATCCCGCCGGATCGCTACCACCAGACCAACGGAACACCGGGTCCCGACGAGACCACGATGACGACCGGTGACGCCGGCAAGCGGGTGGCGTGCGGTGTCGTCGGTGCCGGCTAA
- a CDS encoding glutamate--cysteine ligase, with protein MSSVPAKRAFKRGPERAGARIDFAPSPRPTIGVEWEFALVDAQTRDLSNEATAVMAEIGENPRVHKELLRNTVEVVSGICECTAAAMEDLRDTLRPARKIVRGRGMELFSAGTHPFARWSTQKLTDAPRYAELIKRTQWWGRQMLIWGVHVHVGISSANKVMPIMTSLLNFYPHLLALSASSPWWVGEDTGYASNRAMMFQQLPTAGLPFHFQTWAEFEGFVYDQKKTGIIDHIDEIRWDIRPSPHLGTLEVRVCDGVSNLRELGALVALTHCLVVDLDRRLDAGETLPTMPPWHVQENKWRAARYGLDAVIILDADSNERLVTEDLAEVLTRLEPVAKSLHCADELRAVADIWRDGASYQRQRRVAEEHDGDLRAVVDALVGELDI; from the coding sequence GTGTCGTCGGTGCCGGCTAAGAGGGCCTTTAAAAGAGGGCCGGAAAGAGCCGGGGCCCGTATCGATTTCGCGCCCTCGCCGCGGCCGACCATCGGCGTGGAGTGGGAGTTCGCGCTCGTCGACGCGCAAACCCGCGACCTGAGCAACGAAGCCACCGCGGTCATGGCCGAGATCGGCGAAAACCCGCGCGTGCACAAGGAACTGCTGCGCAACACCGTCGAAGTGGTCAGCGGTATCTGTGAATGCACCGCAGCGGCGATGGAGGATCTGCGCGACACACTGCGCCCGGCCCGCAAGATCGTCCGGGGCCGCGGCATGGAACTGTTCTCCGCCGGCACGCACCCGTTCGCGCGGTGGTCCACCCAGAAGCTCACCGACGCACCGCGCTACGCCGAGCTGATCAAGCGCACCCAGTGGTGGGGCCGGCAGATGCTGATCTGGGGTGTGCATGTGCACGTTGGCATCTCGTCGGCGAACAAGGTGATGCCGATCATGACGTCGCTGCTCAATTTCTACCCGCACCTGTTGGCGCTGTCGGCGTCGTCACCGTGGTGGGTCGGCGAAGACACCGGATACGCCAGCAACCGGGCGATGATGTTCCAGCAGTTGCCCACCGCCGGGCTGCCTTTCCACTTTCAGACCTGGGCGGAGTTCGAAGGCTTCGTCTACGATCAGAAGAAGACCGGCATCATCGACCATATCGACGAAATCCGTTGGGACATAAGGCCATCTCCACACCTCGGCACCCTTGAAGTGCGGGTCTGCGACGGCGTGTCCAACCTGCGCGAGCTGGGTGCGCTGGTCGCCTTGACCCATTGCCTCGTCGTGGACCTCGATCGCCGGCTGGATGCCGGTGAGACGCTACCGACCATGCCGCCGTGGCATGTCCAGGAGAACAAGTGGCGCGCGGCTCGCTACGGCCTGGACGCGGTGATCATCTTGGACGCCGACAGCAACGAGCGGCTGGTGACCGAGGACCTCGCCGAGGTGCTGACCCGGCTCGAGCCGGTCGCCAAGTCGCTGCATTGCGCCGACGAGCTGCGCGCGGTGGCCGACATCTGGCGCGATGGTGCCTCATACCAGCGGCAGCGGCGGGTGGCCGAGGAACACGACGGTGACCTGCGCGCGGTCGTCGACGCGCTGGTGGGTGAGCTGGATATCTGA
- a CDS encoding LON peptidase substrate-binding domain-containing protein, whose product MADPEPIELAMFPLESALLPNEDLPLRIFEPRYGALVRRCLDGDEPFGVVLISAGREVGGGDSRCDVGTLCGIAEYADLGAGRYALRCRTGQRIRVCEWLPDDPYPRATATLWPDESGDAVTHAQLLDLEDRVMALFERIAETRGAAQPDRDVLLGRGAGDTADAGQRLYALASRTPIGTADRYSVLSAPSAADRLAALSEAVDAVADMVEFQLSE is encoded by the coding sequence ATGGCCGATCCCGAACCCATTGAGCTGGCGATGTTTCCGCTGGAGTCGGCGCTGCTGCCCAACGAGGACCTGCCGCTGCGGATTTTCGAGCCCCGCTACGGCGCGCTGGTGCGGCGCTGCCTCGACGGTGACGAGCCGTTCGGTGTCGTGCTGATCTCTGCCGGCCGCGAGGTCGGTGGCGGTGACTCGCGCTGTGATGTCGGAACCCTGTGCGGGATAGCTGAATACGCCGATCTCGGTGCCGGCCGATATGCGCTGCGCTGCCGGACCGGGCAGCGGATCCGGGTGTGCGAGTGGCTGCCCGACGATCCCTACCCGCGGGCGACCGCAACGCTGTGGCCGGACGAGTCTGGGGACGCGGTGACGCACGCCCAGCTGCTCGATCTCGAAGACCGGGTGATGGCCCTGTTCGAGCGGATCGCCGAGACTCGCGGCGCGGCGCAGCCGGACCGCGACGTGCTCCTGGGCCGCGGCGCGGGCGACACGGCCGATGCCGGGCAGCGCCTGTACGCGTTGGCATCTCGCACCCCGATCGGCACGGCCGACCGCTACAGCGTGCTGTCGGCGCCGTCGGCCGCCGACCGCCTGGCCGCGCTCAGCGAGGCCGTGGACGCGGTGGCCGACATGGTGGAATTCCAGCTGTCCGAATGA
- a CDS encoding enoyl-CoA hydratase/isomerase family protein, which yields MSTDLVVDINEGVGVLTLNRPEHLNAYTADMGRLLSQAYLECDGDDDVRAIVLTGAGSAFCVGADFSGNISPFEAPADDSTFSASPIDPAAFELRKPVIAALNGHAIGIGLTLALQADIRVVAEDAKYGVVQVRRGVIPDCMSHWTLAHLATLGVAAEVLLTGRTFTGVEAVALGIANRALPAERVLDQALEMARDIAAHVAPMSAALCKRLLWDSAINNYTPRQVASLETQLHHRVMGSADAREGVAAFLDRRPPRFSSRLSADWAELPEP from the coding sequence ATGAGTACCGATCTGGTTGTCGACATCAACGAGGGCGTGGGTGTGCTCACGCTCAATCGCCCCGAGCATCTCAACGCCTACACCGCCGACATGGGCAGGCTGCTGAGCCAGGCGTACCTGGAGTGCGACGGTGACGACGACGTCCGCGCCATCGTGCTAACCGGCGCGGGCAGTGCCTTCTGCGTGGGAGCGGACTTCTCCGGCAACATCTCGCCGTTCGAGGCGCCCGCGGACGACAGCACGTTTTCGGCATCGCCGATCGATCCCGCCGCCTTCGAATTGCGCAAGCCGGTGATCGCCGCGCTCAACGGCCACGCCATCGGCATCGGCCTGACCCTTGCCCTGCAGGCCGACATCCGCGTCGTGGCCGAGGATGCCAAATACGGTGTGGTGCAAGTACGTCGGGGAGTGATACCCGACTGCATGTCGCACTGGACCCTGGCGCACCTGGCCACCCTGGGGGTGGCCGCCGAGGTGCTGCTCACCGGGCGCACCTTCACCGGTGTGGAGGCGGTGGCGCTCGGCATTGCGAATCGGGCGCTGCCCGCCGAGCGGGTGCTCGACCAGGCGTTGGAAATGGCCCGCGACATCGCGGCCCACGTGGCGCCGATGTCGGCGGCGTTGTGCAAGCGGCTGCTGTGGGACAGCGCGATCAACAACTACACCCCGCGACAGGTCGCGTCGCTGGAAACCCAGCTGCACCACCGCGTGATGGGCAGTGCCGACGCCCGCGAAGGGGTGGCCGCGTTCCTGGACAGGCGGCCGCCGCGGTTCAGCTCGCGGCTTTCGGCCGACTGGGCGGAACTCCCGGAGCCATGA
- a CDS encoding TetR/AcrR family transcriptional regulator, giving the protein MNRLERRKLEVREKILAAAFELFLSQGVAATTLEEICERADVANRTFFNHFATRQDMIRALAERRLVNLRDVVFDRADQPIPDRLVGVFDDIATALIGSGDTYREMIGEMLSTSGYGIQRGFNLHDTFVELVKEGVARGEVSVRHDAETLADIIVGALSGGILNWTIDRTYSLKTNLHNLGVALAELLGG; this is encoded by the coding sequence GTGAACCGGCTCGAACGACGAAAGCTCGAGGTGCGGGAGAAGATTCTCGCGGCCGCCTTCGAGCTGTTCCTGAGCCAAGGCGTTGCTGCCACCACCCTCGAGGAGATCTGCGAGCGCGCCGATGTAGCCAACCGAACGTTCTTCAACCACTTCGCCACCCGTCAGGACATGATCCGCGCGCTGGCGGAGCGGCGGCTGGTCAACCTGCGCGACGTCGTCTTCGACCGCGCGGATCAACCGATCCCGGACCGGCTCGTCGGTGTTTTCGACGACATCGCCACCGCGCTGATCGGATCCGGTGACACCTACCGCGAGATGATCGGGGAGATGCTCTCCACCAGCGGCTACGGCATTCAGCGCGGATTCAACCTGCACGACACGTTCGTCGAACTCGTCAAGGAGGGCGTCGCCCGCGGCGAGGTCAGCGTGCGACACGACGCGGAAACGTTGGCCGACATCATCGTTGGCGCGCTCTCCGGGGGCATCCTCAACTGGACCATCGACCGGACGTATTCGCTGAAGACCAACCTGCACAACCTCGGCGTCGCGCTGGCCGAGTTGCTGGGCGGGTGA
- a CDS encoding SDR family NAD(P)-dependent oxidoreductase: MTERPTALHVVEGIDLSGKVCVITGASSGLGRESARALAAAGAHVVLAARNQDALVRAARWIDAETPGARTSTVRLDLTALASVRAAVGAIRDIAPAIHILMNNAGVMFTPFGRTHDGFEMQIGTNHFGHFELTRLLIPQLAAEGARIVTLSSAGHVLGDVDLDDPNWESREYDKFVAYGASKTANILHTVEADRRLRELGIRAFAVHPGTVATSLARHMSRSDFSRLREYAVASGAARGKPTEGFLDFVTPEHGAATQVWAAVGPELAGRGGLYLEDCSVSENVAPYARDERRAADWWALSEKLCAT; this comes from the coding sequence ATGACCGAACGTCCGACCGCCCTGCACGTCGTCGAGGGAATCGACCTGTCGGGCAAGGTATGTGTGATCACGGGGGCGTCGTCGGGGCTGGGCCGCGAGTCGGCGCGCGCATTGGCCGCCGCGGGCGCGCACGTGGTTTTGGCCGCGCGCAACCAAGACGCCCTGGTGCGGGCGGCCCGGTGGATCGACGCCGAGACGCCCGGCGCCCGGACCTCCACGGTGCGGCTCGACCTCACGGCGCTGGCCAGCGTTCGGGCTGCGGTGGGCGCGATCCGCGACATCGCGCCGGCGATTCATATCTTGATGAACAACGCCGGCGTCATGTTCACCCCCTTCGGGCGGACGCACGATGGATTCGAAATGCAAATAGGGACAAACCATTTCGGGCACTTCGAACTCACCCGGCTCCTTATCCCGCAACTCGCCGCCGAGGGCGCCCGGATCGTCACCCTGTCGTCCGCGGGCCATGTGCTGGGTGACGTCGACCTCGACGACCCCAACTGGGAGAGCCGCGAATACGACAAGTTCGTCGCCTACGGCGCGTCCAAGACGGCGAACATCCTGCACACCGTCGAGGCCGACCGCCGCCTGCGCGAGTTGGGCATCCGCGCCTTCGCCGTTCATCCCGGCACCGTGGCCACGTCGCTGGCGCGGCACATGTCCCGTTCGGACTTCTCGCGGCTACGCGAATACGCCGTCGCCAGCGGTGCGGCGCGCGGCAAACCGACCGAAGGCTTCCTCGACTTCGTCACGCCCGAACACGGTGCGGCCACCCAGGTTTGGGCCGCGGTCGGCCCGGAGCTGGCCGGCCGAGGAGGACTGTATCTGGAAGACTGCAGCGTCAGCGAAAATGTCGCGCCCTATGCCCGCGACGAGCGGCGCGCGGCCGACTGGTGGGCGCTTTCCGAGAAGCTTTGTGCCACATAG
- a CDS encoding acyl-CoA reductase, whose amino-acid sequence MIAYTVPLFLRGQVITDDLVSFGTRSGESQFQAPDMGKHVGRVPLKSPVEMRDLYELSFDEILDVLEALGDALAFESNAHLQEACEASLVANVLPAEMLKNSYRVLGPLFSRDNVTEIADSQVGLDYLNGWVPHKLRDGRELRVRAFGSRVLHVPAGNGGLVSAVTILRSVITRSDAIVKAPSNDPLTAIAIARTLADVAPDHPITRHLAVGYWKGGDLAVEEALYRPQHIEKIVAWGGLASVKHVTRYIQPGLELIALDPKRSATIIGREAFADEHTMREVARRAATDIGVANQEGCANARVIYVLSGTNAGGLANANRLGEMIYQELMSLPAVVSTPPRYPNRELLDHVEASRMAEDFYRVIGGERREGAIVVSQFDEPVDYAPMLSGRVANIVPVDSIDQVNAAVNAYTQTIGIYPESLKRRLRDTLPLFGAQRLTSLGYACNVAVAAPQDAIEPIRRMCKWIVDEECDPGVVVPLWELTPA is encoded by the coding sequence GTGATCGCCTACACCGTCCCGCTGTTCCTACGGGGCCAGGTCATTACCGACGACCTCGTCTCGTTCGGTACCCGCAGCGGCGAGTCGCAGTTCCAGGCACCGGACATGGGCAAGCACGTCGGGCGGGTGCCGCTGAAAAGCCCCGTGGAAATGCGCGACCTCTACGAGCTGAGTTTCGACGAGATCCTCGACGTGCTCGAGGCGCTGGGAGACGCGCTAGCCTTCGAGTCGAACGCCCACCTGCAGGAGGCCTGCGAGGCGTCGCTGGTGGCCAACGTGCTGCCCGCCGAAATGTTGAAGAACAGCTATCGCGTTCTGGGGCCGCTGTTTTCCCGCGACAACGTCACCGAAATCGCCGACAGCCAGGTCGGGCTGGACTACCTCAACGGGTGGGTCCCGCACAAACTGCGCGACGGGCGCGAACTGCGGGTGCGCGCCTTCGGATCCCGCGTGCTGCACGTTCCGGCGGGCAACGGCGGGCTGGTCTCGGCGGTGACCATCCTGCGTTCGGTGATCACCCGCTCCGACGCCATCGTCAAGGCGCCGTCCAACGATCCGCTGACCGCGATCGCGATCGCCCGCACGCTCGCCGACGTGGCGCCGGACCATCCGATCACCAGGCACTTGGCGGTCGGGTACTGGAAGGGCGGCGACCTGGCCGTCGAGGAAGCCCTCTACCGACCGCAGCACATCGAGAAAATCGTGGCGTGGGGTGGGCTGGCGTCGGTCAAGCACGTAACCCGTTACATCCAGCCAGGTTTGGAGCTCATCGCGCTGGACCCGAAGCGCAGCGCCACCATCATCGGCCGCGAGGCGTTCGCCGACGAACACACGATGCGAGAGGTTGCCCGCCGCGCCGCCACCGATATCGGCGTGGCCAACCAGGAGGGGTGCGCCAACGCCCGGGTCATCTACGTGCTCAGCGGAACCAACGCCGGCGGTCTGGCCAACGCCAATCGGCTCGGCGAAATGATCTACCAGGAATTGATGTCCTTGCCCGCCGTAGTCAGCACCCCGCCACGGTATCCGAACCGCGAGCTGCTCGACCATGTGGAGGCCTCGCGCATGGCCGAGGACTTTTACCGCGTCATCGGTGGCGAGCGGCGCGAGGGCGCCATCGTCGTCTCGCAATTCGACGAGCCTGTGGATTATGCGCCGATGCTGTCCGGGCGGGTGGCCAACATCGTCCCGGTGGACAGCATCGACCAGGTGAACGCGGCGGTTAACGCCTACACTCAGACCATCGGCATCTACCCGGAATCCCTCAAGCGGCGGCTGCGAGACACGTTGCCGCTGTTCGGCGCCCAGCGGCTGACCAGCCTGGGCTACGCGTGCAACGTCGCGGTCGCCGCGCCGCAGGATGCCATCGAGCCGATCCGGCGGATGTGCAAGTGGATCGTCGACGAGGAATGCGACCCGGGTGTGGTCGTTCCCCTCTGGGAGCTCACGCCGGCATGA
- a CDS encoding 3-hydroxyacyl-CoA dehydrogenase family protein produces the protein MSYSPPTNIENRPITIVGAGTLGRRIALTYATRGGVVRIYDISDDPLDDAKKFIDGQLPALLAARPQSSPATVEYTTDLAAAVKDAWYIVESVPEIPALKIDILGQLDEIAEPDAIIGTNSSSYESSELIGKVKHPERVLNTHYGQPPEAPQLELMTDGHTDERIFDLLTKELPKYGFVTAAARKESVGFIINRVWAAIKRESLAVVAEGVTTPAEFDQLWVGAGLGPVGVFRLIDKVGLDVALDIEENYLKKFPYIPTKSRDLLKSYVDQGKLGVKSGEGFYNDYR, from the coding sequence ATGAGTTATTCACCGCCCACCAATATCGAGAACCGGCCCATCACCATCGTCGGTGCCGGCACCTTGGGACGCCGAATCGCGTTGACGTACGCCACACGGGGTGGCGTCGTACGGATCTACGACATATCCGACGACCCGCTCGACGACGCCAAGAAATTCATCGACGGGCAGCTTCCGGCGCTGTTGGCTGCACGCCCACAAAGCAGCCCGGCCACGGTGGAATACACCACCGACCTCGCCGCCGCCGTCAAAGACGCCTGGTACATCGTCGAATCCGTGCCCGAAATTCCCGCGCTGAAGATCGACATCCTCGGCCAACTCGATGAAATCGCCGAACCGGACGCCATCATCGGCACCAACTCGTCGTCGTATGAGAGCAGCGAATTGATCGGCAAGGTCAAGCATCCCGAACGGGTGCTCAACACCCACTATGGGCAGCCGCCCGAGGCGCCGCAGCTCGAACTCATGACCGACGGGCACACCGATGAGCGGATTTTCGATCTCCTCACCAAGGAACTGCCCAAGTACGGCTTCGTGACCGCCGCGGCGCGCAAGGAAAGCGTCGGTTTCATCATCAACCGCGTGTGGGCGGCGATCAAACGCGAATCGTTGGCCGTGGTCGCCGAGGGCGTCACCACCCCGGCCGAGTTCGACCAGCTGTGGGTCGGTGCGGGTCTCGGACCCGTGGGCGTGTTCCGGCTCATCGACAAGGTCGGCCTCGACGTCGCGCTCGATATCGAAGAGAACTACCTGAAGAAATTCCCCTACATCCCCACGAAGTCACGCGACTTGCTGAAAAGCTATGTCGACCAAGGAAAACTCGGCGTCAAGTCGGGCGAAGGCTTCTACAACGACTACCGGTAA